In the genome of Aequorivita sp. H23M31, the window TTTGATTTCTTCATATTCCTTTAAAATGGAAATCAGCTCGTTCCCCGTTTTTTCATAAGCGACTGTATTCACTTCCAACTGTAATCGCTTTGATTTTCTGTTATCGTTTGTAAAATGTTGGACCAGTTTCTTGCGGATATTTTTTCCTCTACCAATATAAATTATATCCCCGGCTTCGTTATAAATATAATAAATCCCCATTTCCGATGGAGTTTTTTCAATAATATCCAGAAGTCTTGCGTCAAGTTGGGGTTTGGTATCCTTTTTTAGAGTTTCGGTAATAATCTTTTTTGATAAATCTTTGGACAATAACATTTTAAATAGGGCAACCGTAGCTTTTGCATCTCCCTGTGCGCGATGGCGATCGCTTAATGGAATTCCTAGGGCTTGCACTAATTTTCCCAAACTATAGGACGGCATATCTGGAATCAATTTTTTGGATAATTCTACCGTGCAAAGGGTTTGTTTCTCAAAGTTATAGCCTAATCGATCAAATTCTGTAGTAAGAATTCGATTGTCAAAAAGAGCATTATGAGCTACCATTACACAGTCCTCGGTTATCTCGATGATGCGTTTGGCCACTTCATAAAACTTGGGCGCGTTTCGCAGCATATCGTTATTTATTCCCGTTAGATTAACCACAAAAGGTTGAATTGGTCTTTCCGGATTAATTAAACTGGCAAATTGATCGACTATTTCATGCCCGTCGAACCTGTAAATTGCAATTTCGGTTATTCCTTCCTCATTGTATTTTCCACCTGTGGTCTCTATGTCTAAAATTGCGTACACTATTTTTAGTTATGAGTTATGAGTTATGAGTTATGAGTTATGAGTTATATTGAGTTTAAGAGTTTAAATCTTTGTGGTTTTTTTTTGATTTATAATCATTTATTTGTTTTGTTACCGATTACCGATTACCGATTACCGACTACCGACTGCTGACTACTGATTACTGACCACTGATTAATAATTCCGTTCTCCAAAAATGGCACTTCCTATGCGAACCATATTACTACCATGATCTATGGCTAATCTGAAATCTCCGCTCATGCCCATACTTAGGACACGCAATTCGGTTCCGAAATCATTTGATCTTGTTTTGAACTCGTCGAATATGTTTTTTAATTTTTGGAATTCTTTCGATATCTGCTCCTCATCCTCGGTAAAAGTGGCCATGCCCATAAAGCCCACTACTTCAATATTTTTCAGGTTTTTATAAACTTCTGAGCTTAATAAGTTTACAGCGTCTTCTTCGTCCATCCCAAATTTACTGTCTTCCTTAGCAATTTTTATTTGAAGAAGACACTGAATAACTCTTTCATTTTTACGGGCTTCTTTATTTATTTCTTTTAAAAGTTTCAAGCTATCCACAGCGTGTATCAACGAAACGAACGGCGCCATATATTTTACCTTATTCCGTTGCACGTGACCAATCATATGCCATTCCACATCTTTGGGCATTTCCTGCCACTTAGATTCCATTTCCTGTACTTTGTTCTCGCCAAATATGCGTTGTCCGGCATTATAGGCTTCCATCAAGTCGGTGATGGGTCTTGTTTTTGAAACTGCTACCAAGGTTATATTTTTGGGCAGTTCGTTTTTAAGTTTATTTAGATTTTCTGAAATAGTCATCTTCATTTTCTTCTCGCTGTTCATTTAATATGTAAAATACTTATTTTTTGGACTCCTAAAGGTACTGCTAACCGCTACTGTCAATGCCTACTAATTAAAATCAGAATTCATAAATAGTAACTCCACTTCGTAGTTTGGGTTCAATATAAGTGCTTTTTGGTGGCATTTTTAGACCCTCATCCGCAATTTGTTGCATTTCGTCAGTAGTAACGGGCAACAATCCAAATCCAACTGCAAAGTTACCGGAATCTATTACCGTCTGAACATAAGCTAGCTCCTTTTTTCCGTGGGAATATTCAATGCGCTGGTCATTTCGTAAATCTTTTATTCCTAAAAGCGGTTTCAGAATGGTGGTATATAATATCTGGGCGTCTAGCGCATCGAGGGCATTTTCAATTTTATACTTCTTTTTCCGAAGGTGCAAGGAATAGAATTCTCCGTCCAAATACATGCTAAAATGATGTTTTTTGGAGGGTTTATAGTAATCGTGTCCACGATTTTCTATTCTAAACAATTCATCCAATTTTATTAGGAACTCTTCTTTTTCCATTCCGTTCAGATCTTTCACCAACCTATTGAACTCATATATTTTTAAGTCGCTGGCGGGAATAAGGAAACTCATAAAATAATTATAACTTTCCTCCCCGGTGTGATGTGGATTTTCAGCTTTTAAATCCTTGGCCAGCAAATAAGAAGAGGCCGATCGGTGATGACCGTCTGCAATGTATAATGCCGGTATATCCGCAAAAATAGTTTGTATTTTGTTTAAAAGTACTTCATCGTCAACATTCCAAAGATAATGGGTGTCGCGATAAGTGGTGGTAAACTCATATTCTGGACGGGTTTTCATAACCTCATCAATCAAAAGCTCCAAATCGGAATTATCAGGGTAGGTAAGGAGAACCGCTTCTGCATTAAAACCAATAGTTTTTAGATATTCCTTTAGAATAACCTCGCGGAACTCCAAGGTTTCTTCATGCTTTTTAATTACATCATCCTCATAATCCTGAACACTTGCGGCGGCGACTATTCCCGTAAATTCCAGTTTATCGCGGTTGACAATTTTATAAATATAAAAGCTTGGTTTTTCTTCTTCTATAAAAATACCATCTTCCTTAAATTCCTCATATCTATTTCTTACCAATCCATAGCGCTCAACACCAGAAATTTCCTTTTGGTATTTATATCCCGGATTTACGATGTGCAGAAACGAAAACGGATTATCACGTAAACGAGACTCCACTTGTGCCGTTGTATAGCTATCGTAAGACCGAGCGGCAAGTAGGTTCACCTTATCTCTTGTGGGTCTAACGGCCTTAAAAGGAATTATTTTTGCCAAATTTTGAGTTTAGTAATTTAAAAGTTTCGGGGTTATTTATTGAGAAGAATGATCTTGAGAACCACCATTAAAGCAATACTTTATTTTGAAAATTGAGAAGAAACTACCTCGGCCTTTCTGTTTTCGCTGTAGTCGTAAAACCCTTCGCCACTTTTGCTGCCCAATTTGCCTGCCATTACCATATTCACCAATAGTGGACAAGGAGCATATTTTGGATTTTTAAAACCATCGTACATAACTTTCAAAATAGATAGACATACGTCAAGTCCAATAAAATCGGCAAGAGCTAATGGTCCCATTGGATGGGCCATTCCAAGCTTCATAACGGTATCTATTTCATTCACTCCGGCAACTCCATTGTATAATGTTTCGATGGCTTCGTTGATCATTGGCATTAATATTCGGTTTGCCACAAATCCGGGGTAATCATTAACTTCAACGGGTGTCTTGTTCAAGCTTTTAGAAAGAGTTTCCACTGTTTGAAAGGTTTCTTTGCTAGTGCTATAACCTTTAATTATTTCCACCAATTTCATAATGGGAACTGGATTCATAAAGTGCATTCCAATTACTTTTTCAGGTCGTGAAGTAACCGCTGCAATCTGGGTGATGGAAATTGAAGATGTATTACTCGCCAAAATGGTATCGGGACCGCAGAACTTATCCAAATCCCGAAAGATATTTAGTTTTAATTCTACATTTTCTGTGGCAGCTTCCACAACCAAACCAACATTTTTAACTCCTTTTTCAAGGTCGGTAAAGGTTGTAATATTTTTAAGTGTGCGCGACATATCCGCATCTGTTATGGTTTGCTTACTTACCATTCGTTCCAGATTTCTGGAAATGGTAGCTAATCCTTTATCCAAATAAGCTTGTTGGATATCGATTAAATGCACTTGGAAATCGAATTGGGCAAAAGTGTGGGCGATGCCATTTCCCATGGTTCCGGCACCTATTACTGCTATACTTTTCATTAGTTTATTATAATTTATAAGATGATATTTTAAACTCAATTATTTAATTCAATGCGGAGGAACCGAAAAGCTATATTTGTTTAAAATTTTCGATAACCAACATGGCTACGCGAAGAGCCTCGGTTCCCTGTCTAAGGGAAACATCCGGCGTTCTGTCTGCTTTAATGGCTTCGGCAAAACTTTCAAGTTCATCGAGGATTGCATTGTTGCTTTCTATCTGTGGATTTTCAAAATAAATTTGTTTTTGAACACCTTCGGCATTGGTTAGGATCATCGCAAATTCATCGGGTTGCTCTGGCGCATTTTTCATTCTTACCGCTTCGCATTTCTTTTCCAAAAAATCAACCGAGATATAGGCATCGCGTTGGAAAAATCGAGCTTTTCGCATCTTTTTCAGCGAAATCCTACTAGCGGTAAGGTTGGCTACACAGCCGTTTTCAAATTCAATTCGGGCATTTGCAATATCTGGAGTTTCACTGAGCACGGAAACTCCGCTGGCGCTTACGGTTTTCACCGGACTCTTTACCACGCTTAAAATAATATCGATATCGTGGATCATCAGGTCCAAAACTACTGAGACATCGGTACCGCGCGGATTGAACTCGGCCAATCTGTGGGTCTCGATAAACATAGGATTGCTTATCTTATCCCTGATCGCCATAAATGCGGGGTTAAAGCGTTCCACTTGGCCCACTTGACCACGTACTTTTTTGGTTTTGGCCAAGTCCCTGATCTCTTCCGCTTCTGCTACTGTTTGGGTGATTGGTTTTTCAATAAAAAGATGCTTCCCAGCTTCAATTACTTTTCTCGCACATTCAAAATGATGTATGGTAGGTGTCACCACTACAACCATATCGGACGCATCTATAAGACTTTCCATCGTAGGAAAACTTTTATATCCGAATTCCTCTTCAATTTTCTTCGCAGCTTTTTTATCGGCATCAAAAAAGCCCACTAATTCATATTTTTCAGATTGTTTAAGCAATTTCAGGTGAATCTTCCCAAGATGGCCGGCGCCAAGTACTCCTGCTTTTAGCATGCGTGTGTTTTTCACAAATGTAAGATTTTCAGAGGAAAGTTTAAAGGGTTTTAATTTTGGTGTTGAATAGTAATAGTTGGCAGTCGGGTAGTCGTTAGTGGGTAGATGTTTATTGTGGTAAGTGGTCATTGTACATTAAAAATTATTGATTGGTCATTGTTTCTTTTCGTTATTCATTATAAATTCTCTTGGAGCTAGCCATCGAAAATTGGTTACTTTGTGATTTAAAATTTATATAAAATGAAAGATACATTTACCCATCAGGGAATGCGGAAGAAGTTGGTGAAAATTCTTGAAAAGAAAGGGATTGAGGATAAAAATGTATTAAGTGCAATTGGGAAAATTCCACGGCATCTTTTTATGGATTCTGGTTTTGTGGACCATGCCTATGTAGATAAGGCTTTCCCTATTGCAGCCGATCAGACCATTTCGCAACCTTATACCGTAGCCCGCCAAACAGAACTTTTGGAAGTTAAAAAGGATGATAAAATCCTTGAGATTGGAACTGGGAGTGGCTATCAGGCAGCCGTACTTTTGGAGATGGGAGTGCGGTTATACACCATTGAACGGCAAAATGAATTGTTCAAAAAAACCAATCTTTTCCTTCCGAAATTGGGTTATAAACCAAAAAAAATGATTTTTGGAGATGGATATATCGGTTTGGTAGAAGATGCCCCTTTCGACGGAATTATTGTCACCGCCGGAGCTCCTTTCGTGCCGCAACCCTTACTTGCCCAACTGAAAGTGGGTGGGAGGCTGGTAATTCCAGTAGGAGATGATATTCAGATTATGACAGTTTTCTATAGAAAATCCGAAACTGAATTTGAAAAAGAAGAGTTTGGTGAGTTTCGATTTGTACCTTTATTGGAGGATAAGAATTGAGGGTGATGGGTGACGGATGACTGATGTATCCCCAGCATCCAACATCCAGCATCCAGCATCCAGCATCCAGCATCCAACATCCAGCATCCAGCATCCAACATCCAGCATTTAACATCCAGCATCCGACAATGAACAATTTAAATACAATATGTGTCTTCTGCGGAAGCAGCAGCGGAAATGATCTCAAGATTACCGAGGCCGCCAAAAGGCTGGGCGAAATTTTTGCTTCGCGAAAAATTACGCTGGTTTATGGTGCGGCCAAAATAGGAGTGATGGGAACACTGGCAAAAAGTGTTTTGGATAACAAAGGAGAAGTAATAGGAATCATCCCCAATTTTTTGAAAAAGAAGGAAGTGGTCCATCTTGGTCTAACGGAGTTGATTACGACCGAAAACATGCACGAGCGCAAGCTGAAAATGCAGGAAGCCAGCGATGGTTTTATTGCCCTGCCCGGCGGAATGGGAACGCTCGAGGAACTTTTTGAGATAATAACCTGGCTCCAACTTGGCTTGCACCAAAAACCCATAGGTTTGTTGAATGTAAACGGTTTTTATGACGACCTAATCAACTTGCTTGAAAATATGGTTCAGCGGGGTTTTCTTTCTATAGACAACTATCACTTACTTCTGGTTGATTCAAAACCAGAACTGCTTCTTCAAAAAATGGAGGAATTTAAACGCCCAGATCTGCCTAAATGGTTAAGTGAAGATAAGGCCTAGTTGTATTTCAACTATAATCGCCTTTTTAAAAAATACCCAATAAGGACAACAATAAACTTTTACAGAAATGAAATAAAGTTCAGGTCCATCCTGTTTGGACTTGGGTGATAAATCTACTTTATCCTTTTAATTCCCCTTTATCCGAAAGCATAATTGCAATACCCTTAGTTTGTTCAAATTTTGAAAATATGATCACCATAATAACGGTTATTGGAACGCTGAGGATCATTCCTGTAATTCCCCAAATAACTCCCCATAAGGATAACGCAAGGATGGTAACCAGTGCACTAAGATTCATGGAATTGCCCACAAGCTTAGGTTCTACCACATTTCCAACGATAACCTGAATGATGCCTACAATAACAAGGGTTAGAATGGCAGGCGTTAAATCAGGGAATTGAAGTAAGCAAAATGCAACAGGAAATAATGTGGCCACAAGCGATCCTACTGTGGGTATATAATTTAAAAGAAAAATAATAAGTCCCCAAAAA includes:
- a CDS encoding exonuclease domain-containing protein, which encodes MYAILDIETTGGKYNEEGITEIAIYRFDGHEIVDQFASLINPERPIQPFVVNLTGINNDMLRNAPKFYEVAKRIIEITEDCVMVAHNALFDNRILTTEFDRLGYNFEKQTLCTVELSKKLIPDMPSYSLGKLVQALGIPLSDRHRAQGDAKATVALFKMLLSKDLSKKIITETLKKDTKPQLDARLLDIIEKTPSEMGIYYIYNEAGDIIYIGRGKNIRKKLVQHFTNDNRKSKRLQLEVNTVAYEKTGNELISILKEYEEIKQHKPKYNRTPQRQDSPINLLPLLMRMAILP
- a CDS encoding 3-hydroxybutyryl-CoA dehydrogenase; translated protein: MKSIAVIGAGTMGNGIAHTFAQFDFQVHLIDIQQAYLDKGLATISRNLERMVSKQTITDADMSRTLKNITTFTDLEKGVKNVGLVVEAATENVELKLNIFRDLDKFCGPDTILASNTSSISITQIAAVTSRPEKVIGMHFMNPVPIMKLVEIIKGYSTSKETFQTVETLSKSLNKTPVEVNDYPGFVANRILMPMINEAIETLYNGVAGVNEIDTVMKLGMAHPMGPLALADFIGLDVCLSILKVMYDGFKNPKYAPCPLLVNMVMAGKLGSKSGEGFYDYSENRKAEVVSSQFSK
- a CDS encoding protein-L-isoaspartate(D-aspartate) O-methyltransferase, with the translated sequence MKDTFTHQGMRKKLVKILEKKGIEDKNVLSAIGKIPRHLFMDSGFVDHAYVDKAFPIAADQTISQPYTVARQTELLEVKKDDKILEIGTGSGYQAAVLLEMGVRLYTIERQNELFKKTNLFLPKLGYKPKKMIFGDGYIGLVEDAPFDGIIVTAGAPFVPQPLLAQLKVGGRLVIPVGDDIQIMTVFYRKSETEFEKEEFGEFRFVPLLEDKN
- a CDS encoding DUF1015 domain-containing protein; amino-acid sequence: MAKIIPFKAVRPTRDKVNLLAARSYDSYTTAQVESRLRDNPFSFLHIVNPGYKYQKEISGVERYGLVRNRYEEFKEDGIFIEEEKPSFYIYKIVNRDKLEFTGIVAAASVQDYEDDVIKKHEETLEFREVILKEYLKTIGFNAEAVLLTYPDNSDLELLIDEVMKTRPEYEFTTTYRDTHYLWNVDDEVLLNKIQTIFADIPALYIADGHHRSASSYLLAKDLKAENPHHTGEESYNYFMSFLIPASDLKIYEFNRLVKDLNGMEKEEFLIKLDELFRIENRGHDYYKPSKKHHFSMYLDGEFYSLHLRKKKYKIENALDALDAQILYTTILKPLLGIKDLRNDQRIEYSHGKKELAYVQTVIDSGNFAVGFGLLPVTTDEMQQIADEGLKMPPKSTYIEPKLRSGVTIYEF
- a CDS encoding YggS family pyridoxal phosphate-dependent enzyme; this translates as MTISENLNKLKNELPKNITLVAVSKTRPITDLMEAYNAGQRIFGENKVQEMESKWQEMPKDVEWHMIGHVQRNKVKYMAPFVSLIHAVDSLKLLKEINKEARKNERVIQCLLQIKIAKEDSKFGMDEEDAVNLLSSEVYKNLKNIEVVGFMGMATFTEDEEQISKEFQKLKNIFDEFKTRSNDFGTELRVLSMGMSGDFRLAIDHGSNMVRIGSAIFGERNY
- a CDS encoding Gfo/Idh/MocA family protein, with the protein product MLKAGVLGAGHLGKIHLKLLKQSEKYELVGFFDADKKAAKKIEEEFGYKSFPTMESLIDASDMVVVVTPTIHHFECARKVIEAGKHLFIEKPITQTVAEAEEIRDLAKTKKVRGQVGQVERFNPAFMAIRDKISNPMFIETHRLAEFNPRGTDVSVVLDLMIHDIDIILSVVKSPVKTVSASGVSVLSETPDIANARIEFENGCVANLTASRISLKKMRKARFFQRDAYISVDFLEKKCEAVRMKNAPEQPDEFAMILTNAEGVQKQIYFENPQIESNNAILDELESFAEAIKADRTPDVSLRQGTEALRVAMLVIENFKQI
- a CDS encoding LOG family protein, with amino-acid sequence MYPQHPTSSIQHPASSIQHPASSIQHPAFNIQHPTMNNLNTICVFCGSSSGNDLKITEAAKRLGEIFASRKITLVYGAAKIGVMGTLAKSVLDNKGEVIGIIPNFLKKKEVVHLGLTELITTENMHERKLKMQEASDGFIALPGGMGTLEELFEIITWLQLGLHQKPIGLLNVNGFYDDLINLLENMVQRGFLSIDNYHLLLVDSKPELLLQKMEEFKRPDLPKWLSEDKA